A window from Labrus mixtus chromosome 14, fLabMix1.1, whole genome shotgun sequence encodes these proteins:
- the pou4f3 gene encoding POU domain, class 4, transcription factor 3 has product MMTMNGKQHFSMHPALHEPPKYPGLHSGSEGMRRVCLPGPQLQGNIFGGFDESLLARAEALAAADSIVSHGKSHPFKPDVTYHTMSSVPCTSASSSSSTTVPISHVPSTIASHHHHHHHHLGQTLEAGDLLDHLSNSLAVSGMGAPEPPGMNTSAHHHQHPHHHLQTMGQLHQAMATLAHPHSLSVHGGMACVNDVESDPRELEAFAERFKQRRIKLGVTQADVGSALANLKIPGVGSLSQSTICRFESLTLSHNNMIALKPVLQAWLEEAEAAYREKSSKPDLFNGSERKRKRTSIAAPEKRSLEAYFAIQPRPSSEKIAAIAEKLDLKKNVVRVWFCNQRQKQKRMKYSAVH; this is encoded by the exons atgatgacCATGAACGGCAAGCAGCATTTCTCCATGCATCCGGCCCTGCACGAGCCGCCAAAGTATCCCGGCCTGCACTCAGGCTCGGAGGGCATGCGCAGAGTCTGTCTGCCCGGCCCGCAG CTGCAGGGCAATATATTCGGAGGCTTTGATGAGAGCCTGCTGGCACGGGCAGAGGCTCTGGCGGCTGCTGACAGCATTGTCTCTCACGGCAAGAGTCACCCGTTCAAACCAGACGTGACTTACCATACCATGAGCAGTGTCCCCTGcacctcagcctcctcctcttcctccaccaccGTGCCCATCTCCCACGTCCCCTCCACCATCGcctcccaccaccaccaccaccaccaccacctcggACAGACCCTGGAGGCCGGGGACCTCCTGGATCATCTCTCCAACAGCCTGGCCGTGAGCGGGATGGGGGCTCCGGAGCCACCCGGGATGAACACGTCGGCGCACCACCACCAGcatccccatcaccacctccagacCATGGGGCAGCTGCACCAGGCGATGGCCACACTGGCGCACCCTCACTCTCTGTCCGTGCACGGCGGCATGGCGTGCGTCAACGACGTAGAATCTGATCCGCGTGAACTGGAAGCCTTCGCCGAGCGCTTCAAGCAGAGAAGGATCAAACTCGGAGTGACCCAGGCGGACGTTGGATCTGCTCTCGCCAACCTGAAGATCCCCGGAGTGGGATCTTTGAGCCAGAGCACCATCTGCAGGTTCGAGTCCCTCACCTTGTCCCACAACAACATGATCGCGCTAAAGCCAGTTTTGCAGGCCTGGCTGGAGGAAGCAGAGGCTGCTTACCGGGAGAAAAGCAGTAAGCCGGACCTTTTCAACGGGAGCGAGAGGAAACGAAAGCGCACCTCCATCGCCGCGCCGGAGAAGCGCTCTTTGGAAGCCTACTTTGCCATCCAGCCTCGGCCCTCCTCGGAAAAAATCGCGGCTATCGCAGAGAAACTGGACCTGAAAAAGAACGTGGTTCGAGTGTGGTTTTGTAACCAGCGGCAGAAACAGAAACGAATGAAATACTCTGCGGTGCACTGA